The Erythrobacter aurantius genome includes a window with the following:
- a CDS encoding SLC13 family permease, with the protein MNVRQIGLALGPAVFALTALTAPPEGMDASAWLVAGLVIWMAAWWMTEAVPLTATALLPFVILPLGGVMSARDTAGSYYAPILFLLLGGAFIALAIERTGLHRRLSLAILKAIGSDGGQARLLLAFMLSAAILSMLISNTSTTLIMMPMALAVLSAGAGARVAGPKLSADTDGEPPTYGLNGALPMGIAFAASIGGLGTIVGSPTNGIAVQLLDDMIGLQISFATWMAYGLPVVLIGVPLAALIIAKVQNVAAHPFDVAAARRSIDDHAPWSSAEKRLVPIIALAFVAWMTQRWVADLLPAGSWTDGTIAIVAALALFVLPDGTGRPLLVWKEADRAPWGVIMMFGGGLALAAGMQASGLAEWLGEALLPLETVPLLLMALAIVAMIVAVTEFASNVATASAIIPIVASLAAALGMGEDAILIAMPAALAASWGFILPAGTGPNAIAWATGRLTIGRLVRAGFLLDLAGVVLMVGSVWLVAALIG; encoded by the coding sequence ATCAATGTTCGCCAGATCGGCTTGGCACTTGGCCCCGCGGTCTTCGCGCTTACCGCTTTGACGGCTCCGCCCGAGGGGATGGACGCTTCGGCATGGCTGGTCGCCGGGCTGGTCATCTGGATGGCGGCATGGTGGATGACGGAGGCGGTGCCACTGACTGCCACCGCGCTGCTGCCCTTTGTGATCCTGCCACTGGGCGGAGTGATGAGCGCGCGCGACACCGCCGGTTCCTATTACGCCCCGATCCTGTTCCTGCTGCTGGGCGGAGCCTTTATCGCGCTGGCGATAGAGCGCACCGGGCTGCACCGGCGGCTGAGCCTTGCGATTCTGAAAGCGATCGGTTCGGACGGAGGGCAGGCACGGCTGCTGCTGGCCTTCATGCTGTCCGCCGCGATCCTTTCGATGCTGATTTCCAACACCTCGACCACGCTGATAATGATGCCGATGGCGTTGGCGGTATTGTCTGCGGGCGCCGGGGCACGGGTGGCCGGGCCTAAGCTATCGGCAGATACCGATGGCGAACCCCCAACATACGGCCTCAACGGCGCGCTGCCGATGGGGATTGCCTTTGCCGCCAGCATCGGCGGGCTGGGCACCATCGTCGGATCGCCGACCAACGGGATCGCGGTGCAATTGCTGGACGACATGATCGGGCTGCAAATCAGCTTTGCGACATGGATGGCCTACGGTCTGCCGGTGGTGTTGATCGGCGTGCCGCTGGCGGCGCTGATCATCGCCAAAGTCCAGAATGTCGCCGCGCACCCGTTCGACGTGGCCGCCGCGCGGCGCAGCATCGACGATCACGCGCCATGGTCCAGCGCCGAAAAGCGGCTGGTGCCGATCATCGCGCTCGCCTTTGTCGCGTGGATGACCCAGCGCTGGGTCGCCGATCTGCTGCCCGCCGGAAGCTGGACCGATGGCACCATCGCCATCGTCGCCGCGCTCGCGCTGTTCGTCCTGCCCGACGGCACGGGCCGCCCTTTGCTGGTGTGGAAGGAAGCCGACCGCGCGCCGTGGGGCGTCATCATGATGTTCGGCGGAGGGTTGGCGCTGGCCGCGGGAATGCAAGCGAGCGGCCTTGCGGAATGGCTGGGAGAGGCGCTGCTGCCGCTGGAGACGGTTCCGCTGCTGCTGATGGCGCTGGCGATTGTCGCTATGATCGTCGCCGTTACCGAATTCGCCAGCAATGTCGCCACCGCCAGCGCGATCATCCCGATTGTCGCCAGCCTCGCCGCGGCGCTGGGCATGGGAGAGGACGCGATCCTGATCGCCATGCCCGCCGCGCTCGCTGCCAGCTGGGGCTTTATCCTGCCTGCCGGAACCGGGCCGAACGCGATTGCCTGGGCCACAGGGCGGCTGACCATCGGCAGGCTGGTGCGCGCGGGCTTCCTGCTTGATCTCGCAGGCGTGGTGCTGATGGTCGGTTCGGTCTGGCTTGTGGCGGCGCTGATCGGCTGA
- the arsB gene encoding ACR3 family arsenite efflux transporter, producing the protein MNTTYTHSEPAAVGLGLFEKWLSVWVAAAILGGVLLGNAVPQAFAALAALEYASVNLVVAVLIWAMIFPMMVSVDFAAVRRAGDKPKGLIITLVVNWLIKPFTMAALGVLFFEVVFADLIEPADAQQYIAGLILLGAAPCTAMVFVWSQLTKGDPAYTLVQVAANDLIMIVAFAPIVAVLLGVTDIAVPWNTLLLSVALYVVVPLLAGAFVRQRLLKSHGGDESAVSDFTGRIKPLSVIGLLATVLLLFGFQAETIVSRPLLVALIAVPIIVQSYGIFFIAYGWAKAWRVPHAVAAPCALIGTSNFFELAVAVAIGLFGLGSGAALATVVGVLVEVPVMLSLVAIANRTRAGFPSGS; encoded by the coding sequence ATGAATACGACTTATACCCATTCCGAACCCGCAGCCGTCGGGCTTGGCCTGTTCGAAAAATGGCTGAGCGTTTGGGTTGCCGCCGCGATCCTTGGCGGAGTGTTGCTCGGCAATGCCGTGCCGCAAGCCTTCGCCGCGCTGGCAGCGCTGGAATATGCGTCGGTCAACCTCGTCGTCGCGGTGCTGATCTGGGCGATGATCTTTCCGATGATGGTCTCGGTCGATTTCGCAGCCGTGCGGCGGGCGGGTGACAAGCCCAAGGGGCTGATCATCACGCTGGTGGTCAACTGGCTGATCAAGCCCTTCACCATGGCCGCGCTGGGCGTTCTGTTTTTCGAAGTGGTGTTCGCAGACCTGATCGAACCTGCCGATGCGCAGCAATATATCGCGGGACTCATCCTGCTGGGCGCGGCTCCGTGCACCGCGATGGTGTTCGTCTGGTCGCAGCTGACCAAGGGCGATCCGGCCTATACGCTGGTGCAGGTGGCGGCGAACGATCTGATCATGATCGTCGCATTCGCGCCTATCGTCGCGGTGCTGCTGGGCGTGACGGACATTGCCGTGCCGTGGAACACGCTGCTGCTTTCGGTGGCGCTCTATGTCGTGGTGCCCTTGCTCGCCGGGGCTTTCGTGCGCCAGCGGCTGCTAAAGAGCCACGGCGGGGACGAAAGCGCGGTGTCCGATTTTACCGGGCGGATAAAGCCGCTGTCGGTGATCGGCCTTCTGGCGACAGTGTTGCTGCTGTTCGGATTTCAGGCGGAAACGATTGTGTCGCGTCCGCTGCTGGTCGCGCTGATCGCGGTGCCGATCATTGTGCAAAGCTACGGCATTTTCTTCATCGCCTATGGCTGGGCCAAGGCATGGCGCGTGCCGCATGCGGTGGCGGCGCCTTGTGCGCTGATCGGCACTTCGAACTTCTTCGAACTGGCGGTTGCCGTTGCCATCGGGCTGTTCGGCTTGGGCAGCGGAGCCGCGCTGGCGACGGTTGTCGGCGTGCTGGTGGAAGTGCCCGTCATGTTGTCGCTGGTGGCCATCGCCAACCGCACCCGCGCCGGTTTCCCGTCTGGCAGCTGA
- a CDS encoding arsenate reductase ArsC — MLNVLFLCTGNSARSILGEAILAHDGAGRFAAFSAGSQPAGKVNPFALKTLAARGYSYDGFTSKSWNAFAQGPEFDLIFTVCDSAAAESCPVWPGQPISAHWGIPDPAAVEGSDAEKEAAFALAFERMKRRIDRMLALPVESLAADALRAELKAIGTLDDIQ, encoded by the coding sequence ATGTTGAACGTCCTGTTTCTTTGCACGGGCAATTCTGCCCGTTCAATTCTTGGTGAAGCGATACTGGCCCATGACGGAGCAGGCCGCTTCGCCGCTTTCAGCGCCGGGAGCCAGCCGGCAGGCAAGGTCAATCCCTTCGCGCTCAAGACACTCGCGGCGCGCGGCTACTCTTATGACGGCTTCACTTCGAAAAGCTGGAATGCCTTTGCCCAAGGGCCGGAATTCGATCTGATCTTCACCGTTTGCGATAGCGCGGCAGCAGAAAGCTGCCCGGTTTGGCCCGGCCAGCCGATTTCGGCGCATTGGGGAATTCCAGATCCGGCCGCCGTCGAGGGAAGTGATGCGGAGAAAGAGGCCGCCTTTGCGCTCGCATTCGAACGGATGAAGCGTCGGATCGATCGAATGCTGGCCTTGCCTGTCGAAAGCCTTGCCGCCGATGCCTTGCGCGCTGAACTCAAAGCCATCGGAACACTGGACGATATCCAATGA
- a CDS encoding ArsR/SmtB family transcription factor, with protein sequence MQSEPVIRALSALAQEHRLAAYRLLVQAGEQGLAAGALAESLGVAPSSMSFHLAQLANAGLVSQRRESRSIIYCADYAAMNALMGYLTENCCGGEDCSSPADTLIKGKAAC encoded by the coding sequence TTGCAATCCGAACCCGTCATCCGTGCGCTTTCGGCGCTGGCGCAGGAACATCGCCTTGCCGCCTATCGGCTGCTGGTGCAGGCCGGTGAGCAGGGCCTTGCTGCCGGGGCTCTCGCGGAAAGTCTGGGCGTTGCCCCATCCTCAATGAGCTTTCATCTCGCCCAGCTTGCCAATGCCGGGCTTGTCTCCCAGCGCCGCGAAAGCCGTTCGATCATCTATTGCGCCGACTACGCCGCAATGAATGCGCTGATGGGATACCTCACCGAAAATTGCTGCGGGGGCGAGGATTGCTCCTCTCCAGCGGATACACTGATCAAAGGCAAAGCAGCATGTTGA
- a CDS encoding DEAD/DEAH box helicase family protein, giving the protein MLIDYREVVSFATGLARMVVDHMCHSRSLRFVPAANGPSQARMFERMQFSGIWRDYQAHVLEEMENHLGDQRLHVVAAPGAGKTVLGLEIVSRLGRPALVFAPSLAIRDQWAQRLVLLFLPEMPGEDEISRSIADPAMMTLATYQSLDSFRRADELTQIIAALNGRGPVTLVLDEAHHLRKAWWDCLDRLANELEDVRIVALTATPPYDASLAEWNRYERLCGPIDLEIGIPELVRNGDLCPHQDHVILSEPTEEALALLDRRRRAIAKLQEDLRADTELLDWLAAHPWLVAPQDHIEPILDAPEMLSAALVLIGSTGRELPRGPLDLLGVRPRDLPLPSLFWLERLLDGLVFRHKAVFDIGAERREALQNRLHRHGLIEGERVRLRHTRSVFRLLASSLGKIDSIRAIAAAEQAALGEALRMVVLSDHIRAGELPRRASDPFKPAKLGVVTIFESLRRAGVAADHLAMLTGSLVIVPRSAMQGIEPVLTELGLPRAAFREEKMAACPDHLKLSLAAGGSGADLTRLVTALFMRGAIRILVGTQSLLGQGWDAPALNSLILASNTASFVLSNQMRGRAIRIDPQAPEKVANIWHLASIDIEGGGFAEALATSLDWGGLGDAGDAGITDIGLVARRFRAFEGIANGDCDLIESGLGRLALDPGLTLDDQNRVTMARAQDRPAIAAKWRQSLGQGQQRSQVREAAAPTYAPRALSLRDTLGSLVWTAGASAGLAGASELRAVASLEGVAVLGMAIAGAATVASLPGLFKAARLAWRNGSLEGSLHQVALMVLVSLAATGKISHDEAAQADIEVRAGMDGRRDIIVTGVSRATERLLMEAISEILGPVQNPRYLLVRHSWLGHLGRVDYHAVPSAIGGRKEAAEIFARVWRKRVGASELVFTRSREGRQTLLKARMQSFAAGFQRSVDRRSAWL; this is encoded by the coding sequence ATGCTGATCGACTATCGCGAAGTGGTTTCGTTTGCAACCGGATTGGCGCGCATGGTGGTGGATCATATGTGCCATTCGCGCAGCTTGCGCTTTGTCCCTGCGGCAAACGGCCCTAGTCAGGCGAGGATGTTTGAGCGGATGCAATTCTCAGGGATCTGGCGTGATTATCAGGCGCATGTCCTTGAAGAGATGGAAAACCATCTGGGCGATCAGCGCCTGCATGTCGTCGCCGCGCCGGGCGCGGGCAAGACGGTGCTGGGGCTTGAGATTGTCAGCCGCCTCGGCCGACCTGCGCTGGTGTTCGCGCCCAGCCTCGCGATCCGCGACCAGTGGGCGCAGCGGCTTGTCCTGCTGTTCCTGCCCGAAATGCCGGGCGAGGACGAGATTTCGCGCAGCATTGCCGATCCTGCGATGATGACGCTCGCCACCTATCAATCGCTCGACAGCTTTCGCCGGGCGGACGAACTGACGCAGATCATCGCGGCGTTGAACGGACGCGGGCCGGTGACGTTGGTGCTCGATGAAGCGCACCATTTGCGCAAGGCATGGTGGGACTGCCTCGACCGGCTGGCGAACGAGCTTGAGGACGTGCGCATTGTCGCGCTGACGGCAACCCCGCCGTATGATGCGAGCCTTGCCGAATGGAACCGTTACGAACGGCTGTGCGGCCCGATCGATCTGGAAATCGGCATCCCCGAACTGGTGCGCAACGGCGATCTGTGCCCGCATCAGGATCACGTCATCCTGTCCGAACCGACCGAGGAGGCGCTGGCGCTGCTGGACCGTCGCCGCAGGGCGATTGCGAAACTGCAGGAGGACTTGCGCGCCGATACGGAACTGCTCGACTGGTTGGCAGCGCATCCGTGGCTGGTCGCGCCGCAGGATCATATCGAGCCGATCCTCGACGCGCCCGAGATGCTGTCGGCGGCGCTGGTGCTGATCGGTTCGACCGGGCGCGAATTGCCGCGCGGGCCGCTCGATCTGCTGGGCGTACGCCCGCGCGACCTTCCGCTGCCATCGCTGTTCTGGCTTGAACGGCTGCTCGACGGGCTGGTGTTCCGGCACAAGGCGGTGTTCGACATTGGCGCGGAGCGACGCGAGGCCTTGCAGAACCGGCTGCACCGCCACGGCCTGATCGAAGGCGAAAGGGTGCGGCTGCGCCATACGCGCTCGGTCTTCCGCCTGCTCGCCTCCAGCCTCGGCAAGATCGACAGCATCCGCGCCATTGCCGCAGCGGAACAGGCCGCGCTGGGCGAAGCCTTGCGCATGGTGGTGCTGTCCGATCACATTCGCGCAGGCGAATTGCCGCGCCGCGCCAGCGACCCGTTCAAACCGGCGAAGCTGGGCGTGGTGACGATTTTCGAAAGCCTGCGCCGCGCCGGAGTGGCCGCTGATCACCTCGCGATGCTGACGGGCAGTCTGGTGATCGTGCCGCGATCGGCGATGCAGGGGATTGAGCCGGTTCTGACCGAACTCGGCCTGCCCCGCGCCGCCTTTCGCGAAGAGAAGATGGCCGCCTGTCCCGATCATCTGAAGCTGTCGTTGGCGGCAGGCGGCAGCGGTGCCGATCTCACCCGGCTGGTGACGGCGCTGTTCATGCGCGGGGCGATCCGCATTCTGGTGGGGACGCAATCGCTGCTGGGGCAGGGATGGGACGCGCCCGCGCTCAACAGCCTGATCCTTGCCAGCAACACCGCATCCTTCGTGCTGTCCAACCAGATGCGCGGGCGGGCGATCCGGATCGATCCGCAGGCTCCTGAAAAGGTCGCCAACATCTGGCATCTGGCCAGCATCGATATCGAAGGCGGCGGTTTTGCCGAGGCGCTGGCGACCTCGCTCGATTGGGGCGGTTTGGGGGATGCAGGTGACGCGGGGATCACCGATATCGGGCTGGTCGCGCGCCGCTTTCGCGCGTTCGAAGGTATCGCCAATGGCGATTGCGACCTGATCGAAAGCGGGCTGGGGCGGCTGGCGCTCGATCCCGGTCTGACGCTCGATGATCAGAACAGGGTGACAATGGCGCGCGCGCAGGACAGGCCGGCCATCGCGGCCAAGTGGCGGCAATCGCTGGGGCAGGGGCAGCAGCGTTCGCAAGTGCGCGAAGCCGCCGCGCCAACCTATGCCCCGCGTGCGCTCAGCCTGCGCGACACGCTCGGTTCGCTGGTGTGGACCGCCGGGGCAAGCGCCGGGCTGGCCGGAGCGAGCGAACTGCGCGCCGTCGCCTCGCTCGAAGGGGTCGCCGTGCTGGGCATGGCGATTGCCGGTGCGGCCACCGTCGCCAGCCTGCCCGGCCTGTTCAAGGCGGCGCGGCTGGCGTGGCGCAACGGATCATTGGAAGGGAGCCTGCATCAGGTAGCGCTGATGGTGCTGGTGAGCCTCGCCGCCACCGGCAAGATCAGCCATGACGAGGCAGCGCAGGCGGATATCGAGGTGCGCGCCGGGATGGATGGGCGCCGCGACATCATCGTCACCGGGGTTTCGCGTGCGACCGAGCGGCTGCTGATGGAGGCGATCTCCGAAATCCTCGGCCCGGTGCAGAACCCGCGCTATTTGCTGGTGCGCCATTCGTGGCTCGGCCATTTGGGACGGGTCGATTATCATGCGGTTCCTTCGGCCATCGGCGGGCGGAAGGAGGCTGCGGAAATCTTCGCGCGGGTCTGGCGCAAACGCGTGGGCGCGTCGGAACTGGTCTTCACCCGCAGCCGCGAAGGGCGGCAGACCCTGCTCAAGGCGCGGATGCAATCCTTCGCCGCCGGGTTCCAGCGCTCGGTCGATCGGCGTTCGGCCTGGCTTTGA
- a CDS encoding cystathionine gamma-synthase family protein, giving the protein MTDIPVDATDTPTPRRKPKPERTEIGGRPLKPSTLMMGHGYDPALSEGSLKAPIFLTSTFAFESAAAGKRHFEGITGKREGGAEGLVYSRFNGPNQEILEDRLAIWDGAEDALTFSSGMTAICILMMAYVSQGDVIVHSGPLYAASEGFVAKVLSKFGVTYVDFPAGATREELDEVLKRAKKQAGENGGKVAMIYLESPGNPTNALVDVEAVKEARDANLGKPCPIAIDNTFLGPLWQRPLEHGADIVAYSLTKYVGGHSDLVAGSIAGAKKWMDPVRALRNTMGGIVDPNTAWMLLRSLETVELRMQRAGENAAKVCAFLKAHPKVTGLGYLGDIQDARQQDIYDRHCLGAGSTFSVFLQGGEAECFRFLDNLQIAKLAVSLGGTETLASHPASMTHLSVPDERKAALGITDSLVRISVGIEDPDDLIADFAQALEHV; this is encoded by the coding sequence ATGACGGACATCCCTGTAGACGCAACCGACACCCCCACCCCGCGCCGCAAGCCAAAGCCGGAGCGCACCGAAATCGGTGGCCGCCCGCTCAAGCCGTCGACGCTGATGATGGGCCACGGGTATGATCCGGCGCTGTCCGAAGGATCGCTGAAAGCGCCAATCTTCCTTACCTCCACCTTCGCATTCGAAAGCGCGGCGGCGGGCAAGCGCCATTTCGAAGGGATCACCGGCAAACGCGAAGGCGGGGCGGAAGGCCTCGTCTATTCCCGCTTCAACGGGCCGAATCAGGAGATCCTCGAAGATCGTCTCGCCATCTGGGACGGGGCCGAAGACGCGCTGACCTTCAGCAGCGGCATGACCGCGATCTGCATCCTGATGATGGCCTATGTCAGCCAGGGCGACGTGATCGTGCACTCCGGCCCGCTTTACGCCGCGTCCGAAGGCTTCGTTGCCAAGGTGCTGTCGAAATTCGGCGTCACCTATGTCGATTTCCCCGCAGGCGCGACCCGCGAGGAACTGGACGAGGTGCTGAAACGCGCCAAGAAACAGGCAGGCGAAAACGGTGGCAAGGTGGCGATGATCTACCTCGAAAGCCCCGGCAACCCCACCAATGCGCTGGTCGATGTGGAGGCGGTGAAGGAAGCGCGCGACGCGAACCTCGGTAAACCTTGCCCCATTGCTATCGACAACACATTCCTCGGCCCGCTGTGGCAGCGCCCGCTGGAACACGGCGCGGATATCGTCGCCTATTCGCTGACGAAATATGTCGGCGGCCATTCCGATCTGGTCGCGGGCAGCATTGCCGGTGCAAAGAAGTGGATGGACCCGGTCCGTGCCCTGCGCAACACCATGGGCGGCATCGTCGATCCCAACACCGCGTGGATGCTGTTGCGCAGCCTCGAAACGGTCGAACTGCGGATGCAACGCGCGGGCGAGAACGCGGCCAAGGTCTGCGCTTTCCTCAAAGCTCATCCCAAGGTGACGGGCCTCGGCTATCTCGGCGACATTCAGGATGCGCGGCAGCAGGACATCTATGATCGCCACTGCCTTGGCGCCGGATCGACCTTCAGCGTGTTCCTGCAGGGCGGCGAGGCGGAATGTTTCCGCTTCCTCGACAATCTCCAGATCGCGAAGCTTGCCGTCAGCCTCGGCGGGACGGAAACGCTGGCGAGCCACCCGGCTTCGATGACGCACCTGTCGGTGCCTGACGAACGCAAGGCCGCGCTGGGCATCACCGACAGTCTGGTGCGGATCAGCGTGGGGATCGAAGACCCGGACGATCTGATCGCCGATTTCGCGCAGGCGCTGGAACATGTATGA
- a CDS encoding SDR family NAD(P)-dependent oxidoreductase, producing MTDSRKPVFLVIGAGAGIGGSTAIRFARGGYHAVLARRSDEASLARLIDTIESEGGSASGILLNATEDGAIEELVERVERDIGPIECALYNLGAQIGNRKLHDTPHKTFELGWRLGCYGVFRLAHAMFPAMVERAKTGRHGTLLVTSATSAVRGNAGQHSHAAAMGGRRMLCQTLNAEFGPQGIHVAHIVVDGAVDAPDTLGKLLGDKFDAFKSAKGPEGVSDPAAIAETYWHLAQQPRNCWTHEVDIRPWTDVAWWNDNPNPEIDATPGGKGFAGPKR from the coding sequence ATGACCGACAGCCGCAAACCCGTTTTTCTGGTGATTGGTGCAGGCGCCGGGATCGGCGGCAGCACCGCGATCCGCTTTGCCCGTGGCGGCTATCACGCGGTGCTGGCGCGGCGATCGGACGAGGCAAGCCTTGCCCGGCTGATCGACACGATCGAAAGCGAAGGCGGCAGCGCGTCCGGCATACTGCTCAATGCGACGGAAGACGGCGCGATCGAGGAACTGGTCGAACGGGTCGAGCGCGACATCGGCCCGATCGAATGCGCGCTCTACAATCTCGGCGCGCAGATCGGGAACCGCAAGCTGCACGATACCCCGCACAAGACGTTCGAACTGGGCTGGCGGCTGGGCTGCTACGGCGTGTTCCGTCTGGCCCATGCGATGTTCCCGGCGATGGTGGAGCGCGCCAAGACCGGGCGGCACGGCACGCTGCTGGTCACTTCGGCGACATCGGCGGTGCGCGGCAATGCCGGGCAGCACAGCCACGCGGCGGCCATGGGTGGACGGCGGATGCTGTGCCAGACCCTCAATGCCGAATTCGGACCGCAGGGCATCCATGTGGCGCATATCGTGGTGGATGGCGCGGTCGATGCGCCCGATACTCTGGGCAAGCTGCTGGGCGACAAATTCGACGCGTTCAAATCGGCCAAGGGGCCGGAAGGCGTATCCGATCCTGCAGCGATTGCCGAAACCTACTGGCACCTCGCGCAGCAACCGCGCAATTGCTGGACACACGAAGTCGACATCCGCCCGTGGACCGATGTCGCGTGGTGGAACGACAATCCGAATCCGGAAATCGACGCAACCCCCGGTGGCAAGGGGTTCGCCGGGCCTAAGCGGTAA
- a CDS encoding NADPH-dependent FMN reductase: MERLNLMRILAFSASNSSTSINRRLVEYAASLADGAEVETLDIHDYEMPLYRADREEADGIPQLAHDFLARVGAVDAIIISFAEHNGIYTAAFKNLFDWCSRVGREVWQGKRMLLLATSPGGRGGKGVLEFAAGAMPRFGGAVVGHMSVPSFGENFDSEAGRLTNAELDAELRALVGRLTA, from the coding sequence GTGGAAAGGTTGAACCTGATGCGCATACTCGCCTTTTCCGCCAGCAATTCCTCCACCTCGATCAATCGCCGCTTGGTCGAATACGCCGCCTCGCTGGCAGATGGTGCCGAGGTCGAAACGCTCGACATCCACGATTACGAAATGCCGCTCTACCGCGCCGATCGCGAGGAAGCCGACGGCATCCCGCAACTGGCGCATGATTTCCTTGCACGGGTCGGTGCGGTCGATGCGATCATCATCTCCTTTGCCGAACACAACGGCATCTACACCGCCGCGTTCAAGAACCTGTTCGACTGGTGCAGCCGTGTCGGGCGCGAGGTGTGGCAGGGCAAAAGGATGCTGCTGCTCGCCACTTCACCCGGCGGACGCGGAGGGAAGGGCGTGCTCGAATTTGCCGCGGGCGCCATGCCGCGTTTCGGCGGCGCAGTGGTGGGGCATATGTCCGTCCCCAGCTTCGGCGAGAATTTCGACAGCGAAGCGGGCCGTCTGACCAATGCCGAACTGGACGCCGAACTGCGGGCGCTGGTGGGCAGGCTTACCGCTTAG
- a CDS encoding J domain-containing protein, whose amino-acid sequence MPKATRSNDWGFPRWRGYGSSREATNVRICDRHGCDEPGDCPAPKAPNSPDRWYFCQRHAAEYNSKWDYFEGLDKAEKEERARAERQQSEGYAEASHYGWAGSGDGSRSADEMRALELLELEADADFTAIKKAYRAKAKEVHPDVKPGDAEAAAEFQKLQLAYEVLRMAEERREWKG is encoded by the coding sequence ATGCCTAAGGCGACCCGATCGAACGATTGGGGGTTTCCCCGCTGGCGCGGCTACGGTTCCTCGCGCGAGGCGACCAATGTGCGCATCTGCGACCGTCACGGCTGTGACGAGCCGGGCGATTGCCCCGCGCCCAAGGCGCCCAACAGCCCCGACCGCTGGTATTTCTGCCAACGCCACGCCGCCGAATACAATTCCAAGTGGGATTATTTCGAAGGGCTGGACAAGGCCGAGAAGGAAGAACGCGCCCGCGCCGAACGGCAGCAATCCGAAGGCTATGCCGAAGCATCGCATTACGGCTGGGCGGGTTCGGGCGACGGATCGCGCAGCGCCGATGAAATGCGCGCGCTCGAACTGCTCGAACTCGAAGCGGACGCCGATTTCACCGCGATAAAGAAAGCCTACCGCGCCAAGGCCAAGGAAGTGCACCCGGATGTGAAACCCGGCGATGCCGAAGCCGCAGCCGAATTCCAGAAACTGCAACTCGCCTATGAAGTGCTGCGCATGGCCGAAGAGCGGCGCGAGTGGAAAGGTTGA
- the pal gene encoding peptidoglycan-associated lipoprotein Pal: MTFSPSKMAAAAILTSALALGACSKKAPEELPPAPVTTPAPTPTPTTNTTPMGPTVGTQAHFEQAVGSSTTIYFDTDRFNIDSTDAAALQAQAQYFARFPQLTFTIEGHADERGTREYNLALGERRANSAKNYLVSLGVSPDRIRTVSYGKERPVALASNETAWAQNRRAASVIIN; the protein is encoded by the coding sequence ATGACTTTCTCCCCGTCGAAAATGGCGGCAGCCGCCATCCTCACCTCCGCGCTTGCGCTGGGTGCGTGTTCGAAAAAGGCGCCAGAGGAGCTTCCCCCCGCTCCGGTGACGACGCCCGCACCGACCCCGACGCCCACGACCAACACCACCCCTATGGGGCCGACAGTCGGCACGCAGGCGCATTTCGAACAGGCCGTGGGATCATCCACCACGATCTATTTCGACACAGATCGGTTTAACATCGACAGCACCGATGCAGCCGCGCTGCAAGCGCAGGCGCAGTATTTCGCGCGCTTCCCGCAGCTGACCTTCACCATCGAAGGCCATGCCGACGAACGCGGCACGCGCGAATACAACCTTGCGCTGGGTGAACGGCGCGCCAATTCGGCGAAAAACTATCTCGTCAGCCTTGGCGTGTCGCCGGATCGCATCCGCACCGTCAGCTATGGCAAGGAGCGGCCGGTTGCGCTGGCTTCGAACGAAACCGCATGGGCGCAAAACCGTCGTGCGGCGAGCGTGATCATCAACTGA